The Thiorhodovibrio litoralis genome includes a window with the following:
- a CDS encoding DNA-primase RepB domain-containing protein, whose amino-acid sequence MSRLSAERPHQAMTAARHTAVMLEAWHDAGIVRADLAVRTAKATMLWFHDRSLDQLPLGLARARNVQQADIYIRPARGYPWPMVFLDDVARPMAQRIARHYAALVVQTSTLGGCHLWLRLTRALDEAQRCDVQRWLIPRVGADPGSVSGEHLGRLAGMKNAKRGGEWVNVLRRPSPQERVWDPTPALPTMAPAPPPVVNCAPRARLSTGDPSESAREWGWVCGALEAGLAPTTVYQRLLERASPRRGADAERYARYTLARAIRQSARGN is encoded by the coding sequence ATGAGCCGCTTGAGCGCTGAGCGCCCGCACCAGGCCATGACAGCGGCAAGACACACCGCCGTGATGCTTGAGGCATGGCACGACGCTGGCATCGTGCGTGCCGATTTGGCGGTGCGCACCGCCAAGGCGACGATGCTGTGGTTCCATGATCGCTCTTTGGATCAGCTTCCGTTGGGGCTGGCCAGAGCGCGCAATGTCCAACAGGCCGATATTTATATCCGTCCAGCCCGCGGCTATCCCTGGCCAATGGTGTTTCTCGATGATGTCGCACGGCCGATGGCGCAGCGCATCGCTCGGCACTATGCGGCCCTGGTGGTGCAGACTTCGACGCTCGGGGGCTGCCACCTGTGGCTACGGCTGACCCGCGCGCTCGATGAGGCGCAGCGCTGTGATGTGCAGCGTTGGCTGATCCCGCGCGTTGGCGCCGATCCGGGCTCGGTCTCCGGTGAGCACCTCGGTCGGCTCGCCGGGATGAAGAATGCCAAGCGTGGCGGGGAGTGGGTCAATGTCCTTCGGCGACCAAGCCCGCAGGAGCGCGTCTGGGATCCAACTCCGGCCTTGCCAACGATGGCTCCGGCTCCGCCGCCGGTCGTCAACTGCGCTCCACGGGCGCGCTTATCCACCGGGGATCCGTCCGAATCCGCCCGCGAATGGGGCTGGGTCTGCGGCGCTCTTGAGGCGGGCCTTGCACCGACCACGGTCTACCAGCGCTTGCTCGAGCGCGCGTCCCCGCGTCGCGGAGCCGATGCCGAGCGCTATGCCCGCTACACCCTCGCTCGCGCCATTCGCCAGAGCGCTAGAGGCAACTGA
- a CDS encoding ExeA family protein, with product MNKTLLALYGLKFNPFSPELPTAALHRSAPVEQFCWRIEQSLIREGGFALIQGDPGTGKSAVLRLLDERLRQLPDISVGALTHPSSKVADFYREMGDLFAVDLKPHNRWGGFKILRERWLAHLETTLLRPVLLIDEAQEMHPTVLNELRLLTSMQFDSRTLLSVILAGDGRLATKLRREELLPLGSRIRTRLSMEYASREALVACLEHLQHSAGNASLMSAGLMKTLAEHALGNYRVLTTMAAELLAQAARLERAQLDEQLYLEVFGSAAGNARQRPSARAGA from the coding sequence ATGAACAAGACCCTGCTGGCCCTCTATGGACTGAAGTTCAATCCGTTCTCCCCGGAGCTGCCGACGGCGGCACTGCATCGCAGCGCGCCGGTGGAGCAGTTTTGCTGGCGCATCGAGCAGAGCCTGATCCGCGAAGGCGGTTTTGCGCTCATTCAAGGTGATCCGGGTACCGGCAAGAGTGCGGTACTGCGCCTGCTCGATGAGCGTCTGCGCCAGCTGCCCGATATCAGCGTTGGGGCGCTCACGCATCCCAGCTCGAAGGTGGCGGACTTCTACCGCGAGATGGGCGATCTGTTCGCCGTTGACCTCAAGCCCCATAACCGCTGGGGTGGCTTCAAGATCCTGCGCGAGCGCTGGCTGGCGCATCTGGAGACGACGCTGTTGCGCCCGGTGTTGCTCATCGACGAGGCGCAGGAGATGCATCCGACGGTGCTCAATGAGCTGCGTCTGCTGACCTCCATGCAGTTCGATTCGCGCACGTTGTTGAGCGTGATCCTGGCCGGCGATGGCCGCCTGGCGACCAAGCTGCGCCGTGAGGAGTTGCTGCCGCTGGGCAGTCGTATCCGTACGCGCCTGAGTATGGAGTATGCCAGTCGCGAGGCGCTGGTCGCCTGCCTGGAGCATTTACAACACAGTGCCGGCAATGCGAGTCTGATGAGCGCAGGGCTGATGAAGACGCTCGCTGAGCATGCGTTGGGCAATTATCGCGTGCTCACGACCATGGCGGCAGAATTGCTGGCGCAGGCTGCTCGGCTCGAACGCGCGCAGCTCGATGAACAACTCTACCTTGAGGTGTTTGGTTCAGCGGCGGGCAACGCCCGCCAACGCCCGAGTGCCAGGGCGGGCGCCTGA
- a CDS encoding DUF3592 domain-containing protein — MSDENDTKQQDLKAHKTLRLFGLGVGALGALLIVFGIYFLFIANETLSWSSAEGSVLNAEVSTHVSLTKNPAGAARNTYVEYYVSVQYTYDVEGDSYTSSRYSLGQGERASRLYGARAEAEAEAASRFPQGAAVTVYFDPKNPTDAVLKTGWNWGTFVPVLMGLFLGGTGWLFYAVGKSAKVPSESKA, encoded by the coding sequence GTGTCGGATGAGAATGATACAAAGCAGCAAGATCTCAAGGCCCATAAGACACTCCGGCTGTTCGGTCTAGGAGTCGGTGCCTTAGGGGCGCTACTGATTGTCTTCGGGATCTATTTTCTCTTTATCGCGAATGAGACCCTCTCCTGGTCGTCTGCAGAAGGCTCGGTCCTCAACGCTGAGGTGAGCACTCACGTGTCCTTAACGAAAAACCCTGCCGGAGCTGCACGAAACACTTACGTCGAGTATTACGTGTCTGTTCAATACACCTACGATGTTGAGGGTGATTCCTACACATCTTCTCGCTATTCGCTTGGACAAGGCGAACGTGCGAGTCGCCTCTACGGAGCGCGCGCCGAGGCGGAAGCAGAAGCGGCATCACGCTTTCCACAAGGCGCCGCAGTCACTGTGTATTTCGATCCGAAAAACCCAACCGACGCCGTCCTCAAGACCGGCTGGAATTGGGGAACCTTTGTCCCAGTCTTGATGGGGCTCTTTCTGGGCGGCACCGGGTGGCTGTTCTATGCAGTTGGAAAATCAGCAAAGGTACCGTCAGAATCGAAAGCGTGA
- a CDS encoding DDE-type integrase/transposase/recombinase, with translation MSDDNGLGDPDGWARLRFAIIGPLLADPAPANALGARLKALAAKSWRHPVTGRAVSFSFGTLERWYYLARDAQDPVTALRPRRRSDAGEQRALSPRLMEAVQAQYRDYPGWTVQLHYDNLAALCAGDETLGPLPSYATVRRFMKRAGLHRRRVPARKTPGAEQAARRLEACEVRSYEAQYVHALWHLDFHHGSRNVLTRGGVWVKPLLLAVIDDHSRLICHLQWYLDETTETLVHGLGQALHKRGLPRALMSDNGAAMQAEEFTAGLHALGILHEPTLPYSPYQNAKQERFWATLEGRLMAMLKGLEELSLQRLNTLTQAWVEQEYHRKVHSETAATPLARLLDAPNVGRPCPDSEQVRAAFRCRVQRRQRRSDGTLSLAGKRFEVPARLRHLEQLHIAYARWDLSAVDVVDPHSGAILCRLYPLDKAANASGQRRRLEPAGAPPPPSQRATTLPPLLRDLLAEYAATGLPPAYLPKHDDLESSR, from the coding sequence ATGTCCGATGACAACGGCCTCGGTGATCCCGATGGTTGGGCGCGGTTGCGCTTTGCCATTATTGGTCCTTTATTGGCTGATCCTGCGCCGGCGAACGCGCTGGGCGCGCGGCTGAAGGCGCTAGCGGCCAAGTCATGGCGTCATCCGGTGACTGGGCGGGCGGTCAGTTTTAGCTTTGGGACCTTGGAGCGCTGGTATTACCTCGCACGCGATGCCCAAGACCCGGTGACCGCACTGCGCCCGCGCCGGCGCAGCGATGCCGGGGAGCAGCGCGCGCTGAGCCCGCGCCTGATGGAGGCCGTACAGGCGCAATACCGCGACTACCCCGGTTGGACGGTGCAGCTGCATTACGACAACCTCGCCGCCTTGTGCGCGGGCGATGAAACCCTGGGGCCGCTGCCCTCCTATGCCACCGTGCGCCGCTTCATGAAGCGCGCGGGCCTGCACCGCCGGCGTGTCCCGGCGCGCAAGACACCCGGGGCCGAGCAGGCCGCGCGGCGCCTGGAGGCCTGCGAGGTGCGCAGCTATGAAGCCCAGTATGTCCATGCCTTGTGGCATCTGGACTTTCATCATGGCTCGCGCAACGTCCTCACCCGGGGTGGCGTCTGGGTCAAGCCCCTGCTGCTGGCGGTCATCGACGATCACTCGCGCCTGATCTGCCATCTGCAGTGGTACCTCGATGAGACCACCGAGACCTTGGTGCATGGTCTGGGACAGGCGTTGCACAAGCGCGGGCTGCCGCGCGCCCTGATGAGCGATAACGGCGCGGCAATGCAGGCCGAGGAATTCACCGCCGGATTGCATGCGCTGGGCATCCTCCACGAGCCGACCCTGCCGTACAGCCCGTATCAGAACGCCAAGCAGGAGCGCTTCTGGGCCACGCTGGAAGGCCGCCTGATGGCGATGCTTAAGGGGCTGGAGGAGCTGAGCCTGCAGCGGCTCAACACCCTCACTCAGGCGTGGGTGGAGCAGGAGTACCACCGCAAGGTCCACAGTGAGACCGCCGCCACGCCGCTTGCGCGTCTTCTCGATGCGCCCAACGTGGGGCGCCCCTGTCCGGACAGCGAGCAGGTCCGCGCCGCTTTTCGTTGTCGCGTCCAACGCCGTCAGCGCCGCAGCGATGGGACGCTCAGCCTGGCGGGCAAGCGCTTCGAGGTGCCGGCGCGCTTGCGTCACCTTGAGCAACTGCATATCGCTTATGCCCGCTGGGATCTGAGTGCTGTGGACGTGGTTGATCCCCACTCGGGCGCCATCCTCTGCCGCCTCTATCCCCTCGATAAAGCCGCCAATGCCTCCGGGCAGCGTCGGCGCCTTGAGCCCGCCGGCGCACCGCCACCGCCATCACAACGCGCCACGACGCTGCCACCGTTGCTGCGCGACTTGCTCGCCGAGTATGCCGCCACCGGTCTGCCGCCGGCCTATCTGCCAAAACACGATGACCTGGAATCCAGTCGATGA
- a CDS encoding DUF3592 domain-containing protein, producing MAPPSTPGKPWREIFAYEYQVDGKTYSADRYSFENVGGDRSVGIQRYDPGDRVTVYYNPEKPSTAVLEKKNPGFFVVVVLVFGIAFLLASIGSLLARDSMALLRWGGRGKVWRQLASRREQPAKLAVDESFARKSPNAHGASPLSRMNPLSRGNSKHDRPNHETVPWYSYLAEPEQTICGNRPRF from the coding sequence ATGGCTCCACCCTCCACACCCGGGAAACCATGGCGAGAGATCTTCGCCTACGAATACCAGGTCGACGGCAAGACCTATTCGGCGGATCGCTACTCCTTCGAAAACGTCGGCGGAGACAGAAGCGTTGGGATCCAGCGCTATGACCCCGGTGATCGCGTCACCGTTTATTACAATCCTGAGAAGCCGTCGACTGCCGTTCTCGAGAAGAAGAACCCCGGCTTTTTCGTTGTCGTCGTTCTGGTCTTCGGGATTGCGTTCTTATTGGCATCCATCGGTAGCTTGCTGGCCAGGGATTCCATGGCGTTGTTAAGGTGGGGGGGTAGGGGAAAGGTCTGGAGACAGCTCGCTTCTCGTCGCGAGCAGCCGGCAAAACTTGCGGTTGATGAGTCTTTCGCCAGAAAGAGCCCTAACGCGCATGGCGCGTCGCCACTCTCGAGAATGAATCCGCTCTCTCGCGGCAATAGCAAGCATGATCGGCCGAATCATGAAACTGTCCCTTGGTATTCCTATCTGGCTGAGCCTGAGCAGACTATTTGCGGGAATCGGCCGCGATTCTGA